A DNA window from Mycolicibacter hiberniae contains the following coding sequences:
- a CDS encoding beta-ketoacyl synthase N-terminal-like domain-containing protein: protein MKFDPIAIVGQGCVLPGGLNAAQLWTTVRDGHDTLGSPDPNHWGVSPHRVLCAPTDAPELDRTWSDRGGYVRGFDEVFDPRGLFLDADDLAGLDPLYRWGIEAARQALDSAGWRAGEVQGSAGIVLGNLSYPTKKMTDLAESVWRAGQGVDWRNRFMSGLPAHLIAAALGLTGVATALDAACASSLYAIKLACDRLHDRTADVMFAGGINGASDLLLHVGFTALQALSRTGRSRPFNNGADGLVPAEGAAILVLRRLDDAVADGNTILGVIRGVGLSNDGRGHGFLVPSQDGQERAMRLAYEMAGLDPRDISLIECHATGTSRGDLTELMSMARIFGGMTGVPIGSLKSNLGHSITASGAAGAIKVLAAMRAGIRPPTLHAEDPLPFLADSPFRLLTEAEPWESDGPRRAAVNNFGFGGNNAHLLLEEWVEGHGGTTASPVTAPLPDPEIAIVGLSLLVGDGHGTASVAEHLKSCRPIPADTDGIRGARMQEICLDLTQTRFPPADLKQTQPQQLALLGSALHIGDQIRSLPPDSTSVIVGMGCDAEVTRFGLRWRLADDVDDPEQLRAARDGVVGGWTAAGVVGAMPNIVANRLNSQFDLRGPSFTVSREQLSGTTALEMAARALRRGEIDAAVVGAVDLSCEPVHEAAARVLLHADEQIPGDAAVVLILKRAADARRDNDTIYATLPADQQADTECLHLGTVPGAVNLSALLGHAHAASGLLHVAAGVLYGALGVWPDGEPWTSERRCVAVELTGMAEQRQQIVLVSSATAPEAAALTAPEAPAGGGKAIRLNFPAHLPAVVLPQRPPDAGPNPPHQLERFMPTQLPMPPALATVAESLARLPLGAAPITPAPPPAPIPVATGSGAVPGTPQTSAGASRSIQPVKPADKVVPAPTVKREPVGLQLDKDGLRVHASGNISEIFGPAFAEQDQYPRQVRMPEPPLLLADRLLGIDAEPAKNGTGTLWTETDVNADSWWLQQGRMPAGIMIESGQADLMLISWMGADLLNKGERVYRLLGCEVTYLGGLPEIGDTLRFDIHVDGHARQGDVRLFFFHYDCTIDGVERMSMRNGQAGFFTDEELAASGGVLWRPEDHTVSGPMEVTAAQTSRTSLQRADLEAMASGEIWATFGDGFERAASHTRTPRIHAGDMLFVDEVTDIDFTGGPWGRGYLRAVAPVTAENCFFAGHFKNDPCMPGTLMYEATMQTMAIYMTALGMTLDCDGWRFEPVPFETYKLRCRGQVTPQSREVVYEVFVREVIAGPEPTLFADLLCTVDGLPAFHCERMGLKLSPGWPMDLGVAELEGYVEPKEVAEVNGFRYDYQAMLASAIAKPSMAFGPLFEKFDSPRKAARLPGPPYHFMSRVAELVGETGVMKAGAEVVVEYDVPADAWYFAENGAGDGDETMPNAVLMEVALQPCGWLASYVGCPLDGEADLFFRNLDGTGTQHREVTPSTGTLRIKVKLKSLAKAAGTIIVGFDGEITADDGPVYTFDTVFGYFKREALQNQVGLPVSDAQRASLTQPCAAPVVDLTARPAEYFGPGARLADPMLLMVDRVTGRWPDAGSAGLGQWRGVKDVNPGEWYFKAHFFQDPVQPGSLGIEMLLQLLQFGMLDLGLGKEAGPAARFEPVALHDAMTWRYRGQIVPTNKQITAQVEITRIDREDAGILAVAEASLWVDNKRIYTASNLGMRIVAGGSAPASQAGTGTAAQQAPVPADPAAPAAPGQATTMDVALDPVSDAWVVDHCPTYVIPSLPMMSVMDLFAQAAIRASGGAKVVEITDVQMVRWVVVDSPQQLRVVLEPEQEPGLFRGRLEVWRDAPRAELSRWEIHAHAVVRTAAAYSGEPEPPAPLEDAVPYANPYDGTVFHGPAFATLIDGAQIGRNGSTGTLAIDRCAVPAGALQPGLLDGALHVVPHTAMSVWTTDAADPASYAEARDPDVGFPRRILSARFYADTPEAGTVDVEARFVGFDDDEGRMPTFDLWLSSGGKPWARIRMAEFLLSKGPLAEVGGPQRRAFMAQRRAVPGLSLSERLGRGVLELDTARMATLDWFKGTLQAVYDTAGQGDSLLRDIVTKEAVADAVHNAVHPSKVQIVDGQVSCPALPLERITVEIEKLGPGSSRASASSTTDWEPVRAWWTESAGMTQGWFGELALGAVLSRYVRHVVVTDPDAMAAVHGRPVLLLANHQVQVESLLGTTVGSWLTGTKVVTIGHAKHETGWVGNLLQMIDTAAGKQLGHLRYFDQQQPQEFFGLVDDLKRDIADRGISVMVHADGTRSVSSGQRVQRLTSTLLDMALEMSMPIVPLYFAGGLPEEPLPHKLEVPYGHTAQDYIFGRPIEPEELRGRPYAELRRFVIDAINELAPFSDAPHAPNYDVESRVTAAAPGASPLESVWHCIEDALDSLPVDWRSMIAAEDWETLKAAELSAS, encoded by the coding sequence GTGAAGTTTGATCCCATCGCCATCGTCGGGCAGGGCTGCGTCCTGCCCGGAGGGCTCAACGCGGCACAGCTGTGGACCACGGTCCGCGACGGCCACGACACCCTGGGCTCGCCGGACCCAAATCACTGGGGCGTCTCCCCGCACCGGGTGCTGTGCGCGCCCACTGATGCGCCTGAACTGGACCGAACCTGGTCAGATCGCGGCGGCTACGTCCGCGGGTTCGACGAGGTCTTCGATCCGCGCGGGCTGTTCCTCGACGCCGACGATCTCGCCGGATTGGATCCGCTCTACCGGTGGGGCATCGAGGCGGCCAGACAAGCCCTCGACAGTGCGGGCTGGCGGGCCGGGGAGGTCCAGGGTTCGGCGGGCATAGTCCTGGGCAACCTGAGCTACCCGACCAAGAAGATGACCGACCTGGCCGAATCGGTCTGGCGGGCAGGGCAAGGCGTCGACTGGCGCAACCGGTTCATGTCCGGACTGCCGGCGCACCTGATCGCCGCGGCGCTGGGCCTCACCGGAGTCGCCACGGCGCTCGACGCCGCCTGCGCCTCGTCGCTCTACGCCATCAAACTGGCATGTGATCGCCTGCATGACCGGACCGCCGATGTCATGTTCGCCGGCGGCATCAACGGCGCCAGTGATCTTCTGCTGCACGTCGGCTTCACCGCCCTGCAGGCGCTGAGCCGAACGGGACGGTCCCGGCCGTTCAACAACGGCGCCGACGGGCTGGTCCCAGCCGAAGGCGCGGCCATCCTGGTGCTGCGCCGTCTCGACGACGCCGTCGCCGACGGCAACACCATCCTGGGCGTCATCCGGGGTGTGGGCCTGAGCAATGACGGCCGGGGACACGGCTTCCTGGTGCCCTCCCAGGACGGGCAGGAACGGGCGATGCGGCTGGCCTATGAGATGGCCGGGCTCGATCCGCGAGACATCTCCCTCATCGAGTGCCATGCCACCGGGACGTCGCGCGGCGATCTGACCGAACTGATGAGCATGGCCCGCATCTTCGGCGGCATGACGGGTGTACCCATCGGCTCGCTGAAATCCAATCTGGGCCACTCGATCACCGCGTCCGGCGCGGCAGGAGCCATCAAGGTACTCGCGGCGATGCGGGCGGGGATACGTCCCCCCACCCTGCACGCCGAAGATCCGCTGCCGTTCCTCGCCGACTCGCCGTTCCGGCTGCTCACCGAAGCCGAGCCGTGGGAGAGCGACGGCCCGCGCCGCGCCGCGGTCAACAACTTCGGCTTCGGCGGCAACAATGCCCACCTGCTTCTCGAAGAGTGGGTCGAAGGGCACGGCGGCACAACGGCCTCCCCGGTCACCGCACCGCTGCCCGACCCGGAGATCGCCATCGTGGGCCTGAGTCTGCTGGTCGGCGATGGACACGGGACCGCGTCGGTCGCCGAGCACTTGAAGTCATGTCGGCCGATACCGGCTGACACCGACGGTATTCGAGGCGCCCGAATGCAGGAAATCTGCCTCGATCTGACCCAAACCCGTTTCCCGCCTGCGGATCTCAAACAGACCCAGCCTCAACAACTTGCCCTGCTGGGCTCCGCGCTGCACATCGGCGACCAGATCAGGAGCCTGCCGCCCGATTCCACGAGCGTCATCGTCGGGATGGGTTGCGACGCCGAGGTCACCCGCTTCGGCCTGCGCTGGCGGCTGGCCGACGACGTCGACGACCCCGAACAGCTGCGTGCGGCCCGCGACGGTGTCGTCGGCGGATGGACCGCCGCCGGTGTCGTCGGTGCCATGCCGAACATCGTCGCCAACCGGCTGAACAGCCAATTCGACTTGCGCGGGCCCAGTTTCACCGTGTCGCGCGAACAGCTCTCGGGGACCACGGCCCTGGAGATGGCCGCGCGAGCCCTGCGTCGCGGCGAGATCGACGCGGCCGTGGTGGGCGCGGTCGATCTCAGCTGCGAGCCCGTGCACGAGGCAGCGGCTCGGGTCCTGCTGCACGCGGACGAACAGATACCCGGCGACGCCGCGGTGGTGCTCATCCTCAAGCGCGCCGCCGATGCGCGTCGCGACAACGACACGATCTATGCCACCCTGCCCGCCGATCAGCAGGCCGATACCGAATGCCTGCACCTGGGCACCGTCCCCGGTGCGGTGAACCTCTCGGCGCTGCTGGGCCACGCGCACGCCGCCTCGGGGCTGCTGCACGTGGCGGCGGGCGTGCTCTACGGCGCCCTGGGCGTCTGGCCCGACGGCGAGCCCTGGACATCCGAGCGCCGATGCGTCGCTGTGGAACTCACCGGGATGGCCGAACAGCGGCAGCAGATCGTGCTGGTGTCGTCTGCCACAGCGCCGGAGGCCGCGGCATTGACGGCGCCGGAAGCCCCGGCCGGCGGTGGCAAGGCCATCCGACTCAACTTTCCCGCGCACCTGCCCGCTGTCGTGCTGCCCCAACGCCCACCGGACGCCGGGCCGAACCCCCCTCATCAACTGGAGCGATTCATGCCAACACAACTTCCAATGCCGCCGGCTTTGGCAACCGTCGCGGAGTCGTTGGCCCGGCTGCCGCTGGGCGCGGCACCAATCACCCCCGCACCTCCGCCGGCACCCATCCCGGTGGCGACCGGCAGCGGCGCTGTGCCCGGCACCCCGCAGACCTCCGCCGGCGCCAGCCGGTCCATCCAGCCGGTCAAGCCGGCCGACAAGGTGGTCCCGGCGCCGACGGTCAAACGCGAACCGGTCGGTCTGCAGCTCGACAAGGACGGTTTGCGCGTGCACGCCTCCGGGAACATCTCGGAGATCTTCGGCCCGGCGTTCGCCGAGCAGGACCAGTACCCGCGGCAGGTCCGGATGCCCGAACCGCCGCTGCTGCTGGCGGATCGGTTGCTGGGTATCGACGCCGAGCCGGCCAAGAACGGGACCGGAACGCTGTGGACCGAAACCGACGTCAATGCGGACTCCTGGTGGCTGCAGCAGGGCCGGATGCCCGCCGGCATCATGATCGAAAGCGGCCAGGCCGACTTGATGCTCATCTCCTGGATGGGCGCGGACCTGCTCAACAAGGGCGAACGGGTCTACCGGCTGCTGGGCTGCGAGGTGACCTACCTGGGTGGCCTGCCCGAGATCGGCGACACCCTGCGGTTCGACATCCATGTCGACGGTCACGCCCGCCAGGGCGATGTCCGGCTGTTCTTCTTCCACTACGACTGCACCATCGACGGCGTCGAGCGGATGTCGATGCGTAACGGCCAGGCGGGTTTCTTCACCGATGAGGAGCTGGCGGCGTCCGGCGGAGTCCTGTGGCGTCCCGAGGATCACACCGTCAGCGGACCGATGGAGGTGACCGCCGCCCAGACCTCGCGCACCTCGCTGCAGCGGGCGGATCTGGAGGCGATGGCGTCCGGGGAGATCTGGGCGACCTTCGGCGACGGCTTCGAGCGGGCCGCCAGCCACACCCGCACCCCCCGCATTCACGCCGGCGACATGCTCTTCGTCGACGAGGTGACCGACATCGACTTCACCGGCGGGCCCTGGGGTCGCGGCTACCTGCGGGCCGTTGCCCCCGTCACCGCCGAGAACTGTTTCTTCGCCGGCCATTTCAAGAACGACCCCTGCATGCCCGGAACCCTCATGTACGAGGCGACCATGCAGACCATGGCCATCTACATGACCGCCCTGGGCATGACGCTCGACTGCGACGGCTGGCGATTCGAACCGGTGCCCTTCGAGACCTACAAGCTGCGCTGCCGGGGCCAGGTGACACCGCAGTCCCGCGAGGTGGTCTATGAGGTGTTCGTCCGCGAGGTGATCGCCGGACCCGAGCCGACACTGTTCGCCGACCTGCTCTGCACCGTCGACGGGCTGCCCGCCTTCCACTGCGAGCGGATGGGACTGAAGCTCTCGCCCGGATGGCCGATGGATCTCGGAGTCGCGGAGCTCGAGGGCTACGTCGAGCCCAAGGAAGTCGCCGAGGTCAACGGATTCCGCTACGACTACCAGGCCATGCTCGCCAGCGCCATCGCCAAGCCGTCCATGGCCTTTGGCCCGCTGTTCGAGAAGTTCGACTCCCCCCGCAAGGCGGCCCGCCTGCCCGGACCGCCGTATCACTTCATGTCCCGGGTGGCCGAGCTGGTCGGTGAGACCGGGGTGATGAAGGCCGGCGCCGAAGTCGTCGTGGAGTACGACGTTCCCGCCGATGCTTGGTATTTCGCCGAGAACGGTGCCGGCGACGGGGACGAGACGATGCCCAACGCGGTACTCATGGAGGTTGCACTGCAGCCCTGCGGCTGGCTTGCCAGCTACGTCGGTTGTCCGCTGGACGGTGAGGCCGACCTGTTCTTCCGCAACCTGGACGGGACGGGAACCCAACACCGCGAGGTGACCCCGTCGACCGGAACGCTGCGAATCAAGGTGAAGCTGAAGAGCCTCGCCAAGGCCGCGGGAACCATCATCGTCGGCTTCGACGGCGAGATCACCGCCGACGACGGACCGGTCTACACCTTCGACACCGTGTTCGGCTACTTCAAACGCGAAGCGCTGCAGAACCAGGTGGGTCTCCCGGTCAGCGATGCCCAGCGGGCGTCGCTGACGCAGCCCTGCGCGGCGCCGGTCGTGGACCTGACTGCGCGGCCGGCCGAGTACTTCGGCCCCGGGGCGCGGCTGGCGGACCCGATGCTGCTGATGGTGGATCGGGTCACCGGTCGCTGGCCCGACGCGGGCAGCGCCGGGCTGGGCCAGTGGCGCGGCGTCAAAGACGTCAACCCGGGCGAGTGGTATTTCAAGGCGCACTTCTTCCAGGACCCGGTGCAACCGGGGTCCCTGGGCATCGAGATGCTGTTGCAGCTCCTGCAGTTCGGGATGCTGGACCTCGGACTCGGTAAGGAAGCCGGCCCGGCGGCTCGCTTCGAGCCGGTGGCGCTGCACGACGCGATGACCTGGCGCTACCGCGGTCAGATCGTGCCCACCAACAAGCAGATCACCGCGCAGGTCGAGATCACCCGGATCGATCGTGAGGACGCCGGGATTCTCGCGGTGGCCGAGGCGTCCCTGTGGGTCGATAACAAGCGCATCTACACCGCGAGCAACCTGGGTATGCGCATCGTGGCCGGGGGGAGTGCCCCGGCGTCGCAGGCCGGCACCGGCACGGCCGCCCAGCAGGCACCTGTACCCGCGGACCCTGCAGCGCCGGCCGCGCCGGGGCAGGCCACCACGATGGACGTCGCGCTGGACCCGGTCAGTGACGCCTGGGTTGTCGATCACTGCCCGACGTATGTGATTCCGTCGCTGCCGATGATGTCGGTCATGGACCTGTTCGCCCAGGCGGCGATCCGGGCGTCCGGCGGAGCCAAAGTCGTCGAGATCACCGATGTGCAGATGGTGCGGTGGGTGGTCGTCGACTCTCCGCAGCAACTGCGGGTGGTGCTGGAGCCTGAGCAGGAGCCCGGGCTTTTTCGCGGCCGGCTGGAGGTCTGGCGCGATGCCCCCCGAGCGGAGCTGTCTCGCTGGGAGATTCATGCCCATGCTGTTGTGCGCACCGCGGCGGCGTATTCCGGAGAGCCCGAGCCGCCGGCTCCGCTGGAGGATGCGGTGCCTTACGCCAACCCCTATGACGGAACGGTGTTTCACGGCCCGGCCTTCGCGACCCTGATCGACGGTGCACAGATCGGCCGCAACGGCTCGACCGGCACGCTCGCGATCGACCGGTGTGCGGTACCGGCCGGTGCTTTGCAGCCCGGATTGCTCGACGGGGCGCTGCACGTGGTGCCGCATACCGCGATGAGCGTGTGGACCACCGACGCCGCCGATCCCGCATCGTATGCCGAAGCGCGCGACCCCGACGTCGGGTTTCCGCGCCGTATCCTCTCGGCCCGCTTCTACGCCGATACGCCCGAGGCGGGAACTGTCGATGTCGAGGCCCGCTTCGTGGGATTCGACGACGACGAGGGCCGGATGCCGACGTTCGACCTGTGGCTGAGCTCCGGCGGAAAGCCATGGGCCCGAATCCGAATGGCCGAGTTTCTGCTGAGCAAGGGGCCGCTGGCCGAGGTCGGCGGTCCGCAACGGCGCGCATTCATGGCGCAGCGGCGGGCGGTGCCCGGGCTGTCGCTCAGCGAGCGGCTGGGACGCGGCGTGCTCGAACTCGACACCGCACGCATGGCAACGCTCGACTGGTTCAAGGGCACCCTGCAGGCCGTGTACGACACGGCGGGCCAAGGTGATTCGCTGTTGCGCGACATCGTGACCAAGGAGGCGGTCGCCGACGCCGTGCACAACGCCGTCCACCCGTCGAAGGTCCAGATCGTCGACGGTCAGGTGAGCTGCCCGGCGCTGCCGCTGGAGCGGATCACCGTCGAGATCGAAAAGCTCGGGCCGGGCTCATCCCGCGCGAGCGCATCGAGCACAACCGATTGGGAGCCGGTCCGCGCCTGGTGGACTGAGAGCGCGGGAATGACGCAGGGCTGGTTCGGCGAGCTGGCGCTGGGTGCCGTGTTGTCGCGCTACGTACGGCACGTCGTCGTCACGGACCCCGATGCCATGGCGGCGGTGCACGGCCGGCCGGTCCTGCTCCTGGCGAACCACCAGGTGCAGGTCGAATCATTGCTGGGCACCACCGTGGGGTCGTGGCTGACCGGCACCAAAGTCGTCACCATCGGCCACGCCAAACACGAAACCGGCTGGGTGGGCAACCTTTTACAGATGATCGACACGGCGGCGGGCAAGCAACTCGGCCACCTGCGTTATTTCGACCAGCAACAGCCACAGGAGTTCTTCGGCCTGGTCGACGACCTCAAGCGTGATATCGCCGACCGCGGGATATCTGTCATGGTGCACGCCGACGGCACCCGCAGCGTCAGCTCCGGACAGCGAGTCCAGCGGCTGACCTCGACGTTGCTGGACATGGCGTTGGAGATGTCGATGCCCATCGTCCCGCTGTATTTCGCCGGAGGCCTGCCCGAGGAGCCGTTGCCCCACAAACTCGAGGTGCCCTACGGCCATACCGCCCAGGACTACATCTTCGGTCGCCCGATCGAGCCCGAGGAGCTGCGCGGCCGGCCCTACGCGGAGCTGCGACGCTTTGTCATCGACGCGATCAACGAGCTCGCACCGTTCAGCGACGCACCGCATGCACCGAACTACGACGTCGAGAGCCGGGTCACGGCCGCAGCCCCCGGCGCCTCGCCGCTGGAGTCGGTGTGGCACTGCATCGAGGACGCCCTGGACTCTTTGCCCGTCGACTGGCGCAGCATGATCGCGGCCGAGGACTGGGAAACGCTCAAGGCAGCCGAGCTCAGCGCGTCCTGA